The Desulfonatronum sp. SC1 genome window below encodes:
- a CDS encoding MBL fold metallo-hydrolase RNA specificity domain-containing protein yields MQPIIDHYGGAKGVTGSCHHLRLDKERALLVDCGLRQGTDAPEGDDSANQAIDFPVNDLVALVVTHVHIDHIGRLPHLVAAGYTGPILCSKPSAKLLPLVIEDALKIGFTRNKRLINDFLAKVNSRLQALEYKQWHTLIDDQSLRVRIKLQRAGHILGSSYVEVDITAKRTSRSAGKSSSSNHRVVFSGDLGAPHAPLLPVPRSPYRADTLVLESTYGNRLHEDRHTRRHRLKAAVDRALADGGTVLIPAFSIGRTQELLYEFESLAHDGGTKWRELEIIVDSPLANRFTKVYRELKSYWDTEAHDRLRAGRHPLAFENLTTVDSHKQHMEMVERLARTRHPAVVLAASGMAAGGRIVNYLKAMLGDPRHDVLFVGYQAPGTPGHAIQRYGPEGGWVILDGERLTIRAKVETISGYSAHADQRDLVNFVKRMRKWPSQIRLVHGDQGAREVLRVELLKMARERGHPMEVVLPGDDMGQG; encoded by the coding sequence GGGCCTTGTTGGTGGATTGCGGCCTCCGCCAAGGCACGGACGCGCCTGAAGGAGACGATTCCGCCAATCAAGCCATTGATTTTCCTGTTAACGATCTGGTCGCTCTGGTGGTCACCCATGTGCATATCGACCACATCGGCCGTTTGCCGCATCTGGTGGCCGCGGGCTATACAGGGCCGATCCTGTGCTCCAAACCCTCGGCCAAACTGCTGCCTCTGGTAATTGAGGATGCCTTGAAGATCGGATTTACCCGCAATAAACGACTGATCAATGATTTTTTAGCCAAGGTGAATTCCAGGTTGCAAGCCTTGGAGTACAAGCAGTGGCATACATTAATCGATGATCAATCTTTGCGGGTTCGGATCAAGCTGCAACGTGCCGGACATATCCTGGGGTCCAGCTACGTGGAGGTGGACATCACCGCCAAGCGGACATCCAGAAGCGCGGGCAAAAGCTCGAGTTCCAACCACCGGGTGGTCTTTTCCGGGGATCTGGGCGCACCGCATGCACCGTTGTTGCCCGTGCCCCGCTCTCCCTACCGGGCGGACACCCTGGTATTGGAAAGCACCTACGGCAACCGCTTGCATGAAGACCGCCACACCCGGCGGCACAGGCTCAAGGCCGCGGTGGACCGTGCTCTGGCCGACGGCGGGACCGTGCTCATCCCGGCGTTCAGCATCGGGCGAACCCAGGAACTGCTCTACGAGTTCGAATCCCTGGCCCATGACGGCGGGACAAAATGGCGGGAACTGGAGATTATCGTGGACTCCCCCCTGGCAAACAGATTCACCAAGGTCTACCGTGAACTGAAGTCCTACTGGGATACCGAGGCCCATGACCGGCTGCGCGCCGGCCGGCACCCCTTGGCTTTCGAGAACCTGACCACCGTGGACAGCCACAAGCAACATATGGAGATGGTAGAACGACTGGCCCGGACCAGACATCCGGCAGTGGTCCTGGCGGCCAGTGGCATGGCCGCGGGCGGGCGGATCGTGAACTACCTGAAGGCCATGCTCGGTGACCCCAGGCACGATGTCCTGTTTGTCGGCTATCAGGCCCCGGGCACCCCGGGTCATGCCATTCAGCGCTACGGACCAGAAGGCGGCTGGGTGATCCTGGACGGAGAACGGCTCACCATCCGCGCCAAAGTGGAAACCATCAGTGGCTACTCGGCCCATGCCGATCAACGCGACCTGGTCAATTTCGTGAAGCGGATGCGCAAATGGCCCAGCCAAATCCGTCTGGTGCACGGCGATCAAGGCGCGCGAGAGGTCCTGCGCGTCGAACTGCTCAAAATGGCCCGGGAACGCGGACACCCCATGGAAGTGGTGCTGCCCGGAGACGACATGGGGCAGGGATGA